CTACAAAACCACACCTTGCATATACAAAGATAGATAAAAATTATAAAGCACCAAAACTTTAAGATCTATACTTTCGGAAAAATCAACCCAAAGAACTGATTTCCTAATTAACCAAGTAACCAGATAACTTAACAAAAGGAAGAACTGAAAGCATGGCAACAAAAAACAACCAGAAAACTGGTTTATTAGAAAATCGATTAACCAATTAATAAATAAATCAAATAACTTATTAACTAGATAACTAATTTATTGATTGTATAATCAACCAATTAATTAACTAATTGGTTTATTAATTTGTTATACAATAAGATTATTAGTTAATTATTTATTAAACAAGCTGATTAATTTGTTAGTTAGATTATTAATTTATATATTGCGGAAAATTTAAACTCGTAACGTTATGGGAAAAATATTACCGGGTATATTCGTAGCATTCGAGAACCCAAAAGGTGGAACAGGTAAATCAACATTAACAGCCTTGTTCGCAGGATATGTACATGAGAGCCACGAGCAGACAGGTTTAACCATTGGCGTTGTTGATATAGACGATGCGCAAAATACAATGGGGGAGTTAAGAGCTTTCGATGAAGCACAACAGGAAGAGGATATAAAAGACGAGTATGAAGTAATGAGTATATCTTCATCAGACTTCATTAACAGCATAGAATTTCTCAAAGAAAGTTTCGATATAATAGTGGTTGACTTTCCGGGAAACTTGAAACAGGCAGGAGTAGTAGAAACCCTGATGATGATGGATGTGGTCATTATACCTTTTGCTCCTTCAAAAATCGAAGTATTGCACACTGTAAA
This DNA window, taken from Parabacteroides timonensis, encodes the following:
- a CDS encoding ParA family protein, translated to MGKILPGIFVAFENPKGGTGKSTLTALFAGYVHESHEQTGLTIGVVDIDDAQNTMGELRAFDEAQQEEDIKDEYEVMSISSSDFINSIEFLKESFDIIVVDFPGNLKQAGVVETLMMMDVVIIPFAPSKIEVLHTVKFYNYYKENILSKRESLGYKTIVKGLPNKVTPNLLEYKELIANKDNLPFELLNNHIKESKVNYQRNLSTIINNYNHTCDDFGEEMIQLLINYVKK